GCGGGTTCTCCTGAAGATCGGAGAGAGGGTGGAAGTCCTGACGCCGTTAATGGAAAGCGTGGACGGGAAAACCCTCTTCCTGCTCTACCGGAAGGAGATTTAATCCCTTTGCATGCTTTTCAAAGCCACCAGATCTTTGAAGTCCACGGAGATCACGGAACCGAGGGTGGCGGGACTCGTCGATTTCACCACCTTCACCCGGTACTCCCCCTCGATCAGCTCCCACCTGAGCACGGTGGTGAAGATTTCCTCCAGCAGGGGCAGGAGATCCGGGCTTCTCCTCTCCACAACCTCCCCGTTTATGAAGTAGAAGGCAAGGCGGCTTTTATCCCCAACGAAATTGGAGATGGTCCGGATGAGCCTTATCGATTCGTTTCTTCCAAAGGCCATGAAGAGCCTGTGAATGCCAAGAACCGGATTGAAAACGACCGTCTCCGGCGCAACTTTCTCATAAGCCTCGCGGTAGTAGTCAAAGTTGAGGGAGTACTTCTCCACATCGACCCTGCCCACGACGTTGCCGAAATTGTGCCTCCCGCCTATCTTTATCACGGGGATCTCCATCAGGTGTCCGGTGTTCAGTCCCATGAGCTCGAGACGGGTTACGTACTCCCGGAAGGTATCTGCAATGTCATCGATGATGATGTAATTACCGGCCTTCAGGTACTCTTCCATGAGAACGTACAGCAGAATCTCGGGGGACGCTACCGGGGAATGCTCAACGAGAACACTCTCTCCGGGACGGATTCCAGAAAGTACGTTATCCATTCTCTTGATCATCGTTCATCCCATAAAGGGTCTGGGAGGGGAAACTATAAAAAAGTTATCCCGCACCCGGTTTTACTAAAAGCTCGACTTTCAGCGGACAACCATCGTCGGGGGTTTTATCTGACCTATGACCTCCTCGAGCAGACTGCCTATCCTCGTCTTCCCGCTCCTTCCGTAGGCCCCCATGACGACGAGTCCGTACTTTCCGGAGTTAGCCTCCTCGAGCACCGCCTTTCTGGCAACACCCTCAACTATCCTTATCGAGCAGTTCACCCCCTCCTCATGACAGAACTCAAGGAGGTTCGTCATGGTCTCCCTTATGTCCTTCTTCATCTCGTGCCACACCTCTTCCTCGAACTTTCGGACGTCCTCGAGGTCCTGAATCCTCATCCCCACGTTGAAGGCCAGCACCTTGGCTTCCCGCCAGTCCATGGCCGAGAAGAGTGTGATCTTCCAGCCCTTCCTTTTCGCTATCGCTATCGCGTGCAGTGCCGCCTTCTGGCTCCACTTTGAACCGTCAATGAGCACGAGTATCCTCATTCATCACACCCCCACGTACTTCACCCAGATTATCAAGGTGCCCACGCCGACCGTAAGTAGCATTATCACGAGGCCAATCTTGAGGAAGTCCATGAAGGTTATTTTAACGCGCTCTCTAGCGGCGATACCCAGAACCACGACGTTGGCGCTTGCACCTATGGCCGTTCCGTTCCCGCCGAGGCAGGCTCCGAGTGAGAGCGCCCACCAGAGGGGATAAACGTTCAGAGAAACGCCCATCGACTTTATCAGGGGTATCATGGTGGCGGTCAGGGGGATGTTGTCCACTATGGACGAGGCTACGGCCGAGAACCACGTTATCACCACCACTGCCTCACCCGTCGTGTGGAGGTACGTTAAAAGCCAGCTCGCAACGTCCTTTATAACCCCCGTCTGGACGAGGGAGCCGACTATGATGAAGAGCCCCATGAAGAAGAATATGGCCGTCCACTCCACCTTCTCAAGGACCTCCGTGGGCTCCATTCTGCTCCAGATCAGGAGAACCGAAGCGCCGGTGAGGGCAACCACCGCGGGATGGAGCCCGAGCCTGTCATGGACAAAGAAGAGCAGCACGACGGCGATTATAACGGTAAGCGACTTCCGGAAGAGGGAGTAATCCCTTACCGCCTCCTCCTCCCTGAGGTTCTCGATGGTGGACCGGATCCGCTCCCTTCCCTCCGGGCTTATCCTCATCACGTTCCTGTAGGCAAGGTATATCACACCGACCGTCAGGATGAGATCCACCGCCGCTATGGGGCCCATGTTAACGAGGAACTCGTTGAAGCTGAGCCCCGCGGCCGAGCCTATCATTATATTCGGGGGATCGCCGATGAGGGTGGCCGTTCCACCGATGTTGGAGGAGAAGATCTCCGCCAGAAGGTAGGGAACGGGGTTGACTTCCATGAGGCGGGCTATGTAGAGGAGCATCGGCGTGAGCAGGAGGACCGTCGTAACGTTATCGAGAACCGAACTGACTACGGCAGTAACCACCGAGAAGAGGAGGAGGACCCTCATGGGGCTTCCCTTTGCAAGCTTCGCGGTTTTGATGGCTATGAACTCAAAGAGACCACTTTCTCTGGCGGTGTTGACTATCATCATCATGCCCACGAGCAGGAGCAGGGTTCCCAGATCCAGGTATTCCGGCACCTTTTCCCACGGGACCACACCGGCAAAAAGCACCAGTGAAGCGCCGAACAGTGCGGCAACCGTTCTATGAACCTTCTCGGTTATTATCAGGGCGTAGGTAAAGGCGAACACCGAGAGGGCTATGATCATCTCTTCGCTGGGGGTCATGGGCATCACCTAATAGATTATCGCCGGTTTTTCAACGTGCTGGACTATCTTGAGAACCACCGGACTGACGGACGGGGTTTTTCCCAGCTCGGAACCGTAGCTCCGGGATATCACGAGCAGGTCGAAATCGCGCGCGATGTTGATAACATCGTCGCTCTTGTTACCGAAGAAATACCTCCCGCTCGCCCTCAGCCCGATTTCCCGGAGCTTCTCAAGCGTTCGGGAGAGGACCCTCTCGCCGAGCTCCGCTTCGGTCCTTTTGAGCCTTTCTGCTTCCGTTTTTCCGAGGCTCTGCTCTATCATACGAAAGACCGTGCTGTCGGCCACGTAAACGATCTGCACGGATGCCCCGGCGTAAGCCCCGAGGGTGTCGTAGAGTTCCTCGGGGATATCG
The window above is part of the Thermococcus sp. P6 genome. Proteins encoded here:
- a CDS encoding universal stress protein encodes the protein MRILVLIDGSKWSQKAALHAIAIAKRKGWKITLFSAMDWREAKVLAFNVGMRIQDLEDVRKFEEEVWHEMKKDIRETMTNLLEFCHEEGVNCSIRIVEGVARKAVLEEANSGKYGLVVMGAYGRSGKTRIGSLLEEVIGQIKPPTMVVR
- a CDS encoding universal stress protein, with the translated sequence MRMDLFSRLITRKFRDINEGRYEEIIRHYREFLLLPEELVLPEISSILLAVDRFSRDIPEELYDTLGAYAGASVQIVYVADSTVFRMIEQSLGKTEAERLKRTEAELGERVLSRTLEKLREIGLRASGRYFFGNKSDDVINIARDFDLLVISRSYGSELGKTPSVSPVVLKIVQHVEKPAIIY
- a CDS encoding DUF257 family protein, encoding MDNVLSGIRPGESVLVEHSPVASPEILLYVLMEEYLKAGNYIIIDDIADTFREYVTRLELMGLNTGHLMEIPVIKIGGRHNFGNVVGRVDVEKYSLNFDYYREAYEKVAPETVVFNPVLGIHRLFMAFGRNESIRLIRTISNFVGDKSRLAFYFINGEVVERRSPDLLPLLEEIFTTVLRWELIEGEYRVKVVKSTSPATLGSVISVDFKDLVALKSMQRD
- a CDS encoding SLC13 family permease; amino-acid sequence: MTPSEEMIIALSVFAFTYALIITEKVHRTVAALFGASLVLFAGVVPWEKVPEYLDLGTLLLLVGMMMIVNTARESGLFEFIAIKTAKLAKGSPMRVLLLFSVVTAVVSSVLDNVTTVLLLTPMLLYIARLMEVNPVPYLLAEIFSSNIGGTATLIGDPPNIMIGSAAGLSFNEFLVNMGPIAAVDLILTVGVIYLAYRNVMRISPEGRERIRSTIENLREEEAVRDYSLFRKSLTVIIAVVLLFFVHDRLGLHPAVVALTGASVLLIWSRMEPTEVLEKVEWTAIFFFMGLFIIVGSLVQTGVIKDVASWLLTYLHTTGEAVVVITWFSAVASSIVDNIPLTATMIPLIKSMGVSLNVYPLWWALSLGACLGGNGTAIGASANVVVLGIAARERVKITFMDFLKIGLVIMLLTVGVGTLIIWVKYVGV